The following coding sequences lie in one Paracidovorax avenae genomic window:
- the cas1c gene encoding type I-C CRISPR-associated endonuclease Cas1c — translation MRRQLNTLYVTTEGAWLHKDGANIVMEVEQQVRARLPVHMLESLVCFGRVLVSPPLLGYCAEQGITTCFLTPNGKFLARVEGPISGNVLLRRQQYRASDDPARCSAIVCNLLQGKLHNQRAVLGRALRDHGGKLAGEHEAALQHAHTRLERIGRQLSPDQSVDLLRGYEGEAAQSYFSVFDHLVRVQEPAMRFTGRSRRPPMDAVNALLSFLYTLVTHDCRSALESVGLDPAVGFLHRDRPGRPSLALDLLEEFRPLMADRLALSLVNLRQIGERDFQTLDNGAVLLREESRKTVLTAYQERKREELRHVFLEEKAAIGLFPFIQAQLLARHLRGDLDAYPPFLWK, via the coding sequence ATGCGGCGGCAACTGAACACGCTCTACGTCACCACCGAAGGCGCATGGCTGCACAAGGACGGCGCCAACATCGTGATGGAGGTGGAACAGCAGGTGCGCGCACGCCTGCCGGTCCACATGCTGGAAAGCCTGGTGTGCTTCGGCCGCGTACTGGTGTCACCGCCGCTGCTGGGCTACTGCGCGGAGCAAGGCATCACCACCTGTTTCCTGACGCCGAACGGCAAGTTCCTGGCTCGCGTGGAAGGCCCCATCTCTGGCAACGTGCTGCTGCGCCGGCAGCAGTACCGCGCCAGCGACGACCCGGCCCGGTGCTCCGCCATCGTCTGCAACCTGCTGCAGGGCAAGCTGCACAACCAGCGCGCCGTGCTGGGGCGGGCGCTGCGCGACCACGGCGGCAAGCTGGCAGGCGAACACGAGGCCGCGCTGCAGCACGCCCACACCCGCCTGGAGCGCATCGGGCGGCAACTGTCCCCCGACCAATCGGTGGACCTGCTGCGCGGCTACGAAGGCGAAGCGGCGCAGTCGTATTTCAGCGTGTTCGACCACCTGGTGCGCGTGCAGGAGCCGGCCATGCGCTTCACCGGCCGCAGCCGCAGGCCGCCGATGGATGCCGTCAACGCGCTGCTGTCATTCCTGTACACCCTGGTCACCCACGACTGCCGCTCCGCGCTGGAAAGCGTGGGGCTGGACCCCGCCGTCGGATTCCTGCACCGCGACCGCCCGGGCCGGCCCAGCCTGGCGCTGGACCTGCTGGAAGAGTTCCGGCCCCTGATGGCCGACCGCCTGGCCCTGTCGCTCGTCAACCTGCGGCAGATCGGCGAGCGCGACTTCCAGACCCTGGACAACGGTGCCGTGCTGCTGCGCGAGGAATCGCGCAAGACCGTGCTCACCGCCTACCAGGAGCGCAAGCGCGAAGAACTGCGCCACGTCTTCCTGGAAGAAAAGGCGGCCATCGGCCTGTTCCCTTTCATCCAGGCCCAGTTGCTGGCCCGGCACCTGCGCGGCGACCTCGACGCCTATCCGCCCTTCCTGTGGAAATGA
- a CDS encoding DUF4174 domain-containing protein, with the protein MPLHRRTLYRAAALALGMAALLRTAWAGESGNGHRNDRDAPTNPLTAEHWQTRPVVVIVPQENDPLLAKVRAALQEPAMREGFRERDMVLFTVVAGQGRRNGQPLGAARTAALLKALDLDARAPATFILVGKDGGVKMKEEGTVVDLQAVFAEIDRMPMRQQR; encoded by the coding sequence ATGCCCCTGCACCGCCGCACCCTCTACCGCGCTGCCGCCCTCGCCCTGGGCATGGCAGCCCTGCTCCGCACCGCCTGGGCCGGCGAAAGCGGCAACGGCCACCGGAACGACCGGGACGCCCCCACCAACCCGCTCACCGCCGAGCACTGGCAAACCCGCCCCGTCGTGGTGATCGTCCCGCAGGAGAACGATCCCCTCCTCGCCAAGGTCCGCGCCGCCCTGCAGGAACCGGCCATGCGCGAAGGCTTCCGCGAGCGCGACATGGTGCTGTTCACCGTGGTGGCCGGCCAGGGCCGCCGCAATGGACAACCGCTGGGGGCCGCGCGCACCGCGGCGCTGCTGAAGGCGCTGGATCTGGATGCGCGGGCTCCGGCCACATTCATCCTCGTGGGCAAGGATGGCGGCGTGAAGATGAAGGAGGAAGGCACGGTGGTCGATCTGCAGGCCGTCTTCGCGGAGATCGACCGCATGCCCATGCGCCAGCAGCGCTGA
- the cas8c gene encoding type I-C CRISPR-associated protein Cas8c/Csd1, whose product MILQALNTYYSRLQATGESDIAQPGYSQENISYEIVLALNGSVVAVNDLRNTAGKKPLPRVVAVPASFKRPGIGSKSFFLWDKSSYVLGFGEAKAAQDHAAFKELHLSAMPNLDDPALIALQSFINAWRPESLPSHALFAPHAEGLAGANIVFRLDGELRFMHQRPAAEEARERIFGDSGKTGPLAECLVTGKRSKIATLHPAIKGVNGAQSSGASIVSFNLESFTSYGKSQGDNAPISEQAAFAYTTVLNHLLRRSEHNHQRIQIGDASVVFWAEADDTEAAQAAEWTFESLLNTPPDDSQEAARVRDVLAQVAKGRPLSELDPKLHDGTRMFVLGLAPNASRISIRFWETGTLGVFAHRLAQHAQDFRLEPVPWKTAPAARRVVLATVPNREGAMPKMDDAFNNLVGEFMRSVLTGRPYPRSLLANTLMRIRSDGNLSGLRAAICKGILARERRLGINVHIHKEEVPVSLDKQSTHPGYRLGRLFAVLEAVQRSALGGQVNATIRDRYYGAASATPASVFPVLLRNTQNHLGKLRKEKPGLAVNLEKDIREIVDGLPEHFPRSLRIEDQGRFAIGYYHQSQTRFVKGDGSAAQDSNDHDSNADTTEGAPA is encoded by the coding sequence ATGATCCTGCAGGCACTGAACACCTATTACAGCCGGCTCCAAGCCACCGGCGAAAGCGACATTGCGCAGCCAGGGTATTCGCAAGAGAACATCTCCTATGAAATAGTTCTGGCGCTAAATGGTTCGGTGGTGGCTGTGAATGACCTCAGGAACACGGCAGGAAAAAAGCCTCTACCCAGAGTCGTTGCCGTACCTGCGTCCTTCAAACGTCCTGGCATTGGTTCAAAGTCCTTCTTCCTGTGGGACAAAAGCAGCTATGTGCTGGGTTTTGGAGAGGCAAAGGCGGCCCAGGACCACGCGGCGTTTAAGGAACTGCACCTTTCCGCCATGCCCAACTTGGATGATCCAGCACTCATCGCACTTCAATCATTCATCAATGCATGGCGACCTGAATCCTTGCCATCCCATGCCCTTTTCGCTCCCCATGCAGAGGGTTTAGCGGGCGCGAACATTGTGTTTCGACTGGATGGAGAACTGCGCTTTATGCATCAGCGCCCGGCTGCAGAAGAGGCGCGCGAACGGATATTCGGTGATTCGGGCAAGACAGGGCCTCTAGCCGAGTGCCTGGTGACAGGCAAGCGCTCGAAAATCGCAACGTTGCATCCTGCCATCAAGGGTGTGAACGGCGCGCAAAGCTCGGGCGCTTCCATCGTCTCGTTCAACCTGGAATCGTTCACCTCGTATGGCAAGAGCCAGGGGGACAACGCCCCCATCTCCGAGCAGGCCGCGTTCGCCTACACCACGGTGCTCAACCACCTGTTGCGCCGCAGCGAGCACAACCACCAGCGCATTCAGATCGGCGATGCCAGCGTGGTGTTCTGGGCCGAGGCCGACGACACCGAAGCAGCCCAGGCCGCCGAGTGGACGTTCGAGTCGCTGCTCAACACGCCCCCCGATGACTCGCAGGAGGCCGCGCGTGTGCGCGACGTGCTCGCACAGGTCGCCAAGGGCCGCCCCTTGAGCGAGCTGGACCCGAAGCTGCACGACGGCACGCGCATGTTCGTGCTGGGGCTGGCCCCCAACGCCTCGCGCATTTCCATCCGCTTCTGGGAAACCGGCACCCTCGGCGTTTTCGCCCACCGGCTGGCGCAGCACGCGCAGGACTTCCGCCTGGAGCCCGTTCCCTGGAAAACCGCCCCGGCCGCGCGTCGTGTCGTGCTGGCCACGGTGCCGAACCGCGAAGGCGCCATGCCCAAGATGGACGACGCCTTCAACAACCTGGTGGGTGAATTCATGCGCTCCGTGCTGACCGGCCGGCCCTATCCGCGCAGCCTGCTGGCGAACACCCTCATGCGCATCCGGAGCGACGGCAATCTTTCGGGCCTGCGCGCTGCGATCTGCAAAGGCATCCTGGCCCGGGAGAGGCGGCTGGGCATCAACGTACATATCCACAAGGAGGAGGTTCCCGTGAGTCTCGACAAGCAATCCACCCACCCGGGCTACCGGCTGGGCCGCCTGTTCGCCGTGCTGGAGGCCGTGCAGCGCAGCGCACTCGGCGGACAGGTCAACGCCACCATCCGCGATCGCTACTACGGTGCGGCATCGGCCACGCCTGCGTCCGTGTTCCCCGTCCTGCTGCGCAACACGCAGAACCACCTGGGCAAGCTGCGCAAGGAGAAACCGGGCCTGGCCGTCAACCTGGAAAAGGACATCCGCGAGATCGTCGATGGCCTGCCGGAGCACTTCCCCCGCAGCCTCCGCATCGAAGACCAGGGCCGCTTCGCCATCGGCTACTACCACCAGTCGCAAACCCGGTTCGTGAAGGGCGACGGCAGCGCAGCGCAAGACAGCAACGACCACGATTCCAACGCAGATACCACCGAGGGAGCCCCCGCATGA
- a CDS encoding TonB-dependent siderophore receptor, translated as MKFLPSSLAAAAMLACAPTLHAQSADKGSSDKSLDTLTVRDERSNGFVPNTVEAGTFRGASIMDVPATVNVITREVLDRQAAGGLYDAVRNTAGVTRQQNGGDSWDQLVIRGIAVENRTNYRLNGSLPIMNFSQVPMEDKERVEVLKGTSAIYYGFTAPSGVVNFVTKRAGATPVATVGTVFDNYGTVLGTADVGRRFGDAQQYGLRINAAGGTLGNSMRGADDGSRRFLSAAFDWRVDSRLSLRADLEYDRRKLVEQAGIALPAAVNGRITLPRVPDARALIAPNMAVFDAETTNAQVRADYSLSDDWALTLEAGRSKTARDRRLSIFTLNNTATGAGTIRGNIQHHVVESDMLRAEAFGTFSVAGYRNELTLGAARTNKTQDPIYQRNYSATQNLYNPAPITSVTYGAAPTAPTTPGYETEEKGIYAVDRIELSPRWQVIAGVRYTDYGSNQGALNYAATKTSPMAAVIHKFSPDLSVYGSYSQGLEEGETAPTGSANVNTRLPPGVSKQKELGLRWSVGGTLLSTAVFDIDRPGYYTNTSNIFTADGRQRYQGIEASAQGRLTRQLAWQVSAQLIDAKFEDIGPAYDGKLPENTAKKTASAFLSYDIAAVPGLNVNGGAYFTGRRPVNDLNQAFLGGYTIYTAGVGYATSLLGKRTLLQLNVENAGGKQYWAAAGTRLATGAPRTVKATVKVDL; from the coding sequence ATGAAGTTCCTGCCGTCTTCGCTGGCCGCCGCGGCCATGCTCGCCTGTGCGCCCACCCTCCACGCCCAGAGCGCTGACAAGGGGTCTTCCGACAAGTCGCTGGACACGCTGACCGTCCGCGACGAGCGGTCCAACGGTTTCGTTCCCAACACCGTGGAGGCGGGCACGTTCCGCGGGGCGTCCATCATGGATGTGCCGGCCACGGTGAACGTGATCACGCGCGAGGTGCTGGACCGGCAGGCGGCCGGCGGCCTGTACGACGCGGTGCGCAACACCGCGGGCGTGACGCGCCAGCAGAACGGCGGCGACAGCTGGGACCAGTTGGTGATCCGCGGCATCGCGGTGGAGAACCGCACCAACTACCGGCTGAACGGCTCACTGCCGATCATGAATTTCTCGCAGGTGCCGATGGAGGACAAGGAGCGGGTGGAAGTGCTCAAGGGCACGTCGGCCATCTACTATGGTTTCACCGCGCCGTCAGGGGTGGTGAATTTCGTGACCAAGCGCGCGGGCGCCACGCCCGTGGCAACGGTCGGCACGGTGTTCGACAACTACGGCACGGTGCTGGGCACGGCGGACGTGGGCCGCCGGTTCGGCGATGCGCAGCAGTACGGCCTGCGGATCAATGCCGCCGGAGGCACGCTGGGCAATTCCATGCGCGGCGCCGACGACGGCAGCCGGCGCTTCCTGTCGGCGGCATTCGACTGGCGCGTGGACAGCCGCCTGTCGCTGCGGGCCGACCTCGAATACGACCGCAGGAAGCTCGTGGAGCAGGCGGGCATCGCTCTGCCCGCGGCCGTCAACGGCCGCATCACGCTTCCGCGCGTGCCGGACGCGCGCGCCCTCATCGCGCCCAACATGGCAGTGTTCGACGCCGAGACAACGAATGCCCAGGTGCGCGCCGACTATTCGCTGAGCGACGACTGGGCGCTCACGCTGGAAGCAGGCCGGTCGAAGACGGCCCGCGACCGCCGCCTGTCGATCTTCACGCTGAACAACACCGCCACCGGCGCGGGCACGATCCGCGGCAACATCCAGCACCACGTGGTGGAGTCGGACATGCTGCGGGCCGAGGCCTTCGGCACCTTCAGCGTCGCCGGCTACCGGAACGAACTCACGCTGGGCGCCGCGCGGACGAACAAGACGCAGGACCCGATCTACCAGCGCAACTACAGCGCCACCCAGAACCTCTACAACCCGGCCCCGATCACCAGCGTGACCTACGGCGCGGCGCCCACCGCGCCGACCACGCCCGGCTACGAGACGGAAGAAAAGGGCATCTATGCGGTGGACCGCATCGAGCTGTCGCCGCGGTGGCAGGTGATCGCCGGCGTGCGCTACACCGACTACGGCAGCAACCAGGGCGCGCTCAACTACGCGGCCACCAAGACCAGCCCGATGGCGGCGGTGATCCACAAGTTCAGCCCGGATCTCTCGGTGTACGGGTCGTATTCGCAGGGCCTGGAAGAAGGCGAGACGGCCCCTACCGGCTCGGCCAACGTCAACACCCGCCTGCCCCCCGGCGTGAGCAAGCAGAAGGAACTGGGACTGCGCTGGAGCGTCGGCGGGACGCTGCTGTCCACCGCGGTGTTCGACATCGACCGCCCGGGCTACTACACCAACACCAGCAACATCTTCACCGCGGACGGCCGGCAGAGGTACCAGGGCATCGAAGCCTCCGCCCAGGGCCGGCTGACGCGCCAGCTCGCATGGCAGGTCTCGGCGCAGCTGATCGATGCGAAGTTCGAGGACATCGGCCCGGCCTACGACGGCAAGCTGCCGGAGAACACGGCGAAGAAGACGGCCAGCGCCTTCCTGTCCTACGACATCGCCGCGGTGCCCGGCCTGAACGTGAACGGGGGCGCTTACTTCACGGGACGCCGCCCGGTCAACGACCTGAACCAGGCCTTCCTGGGCGGCTACACGATCTATACCGCCGGCGTGGGCTATGCCACCTCGCTGCTCGGCAAGCGCACGCTGCTGCAGCTGAACGTGGAGAACGCTGGGGGCAAGCAGTACTGGGCCGCGGCCGGCACCCGCCTGGCCACCGGCGCACCGCGCACGGTCAAGGCCACCGTCAAGGTGGACCTGTGA
- the cas4 gene encoding CRISPR-associated protein Cas4, which yields MESDEFIPLSALQHYLYCRRQCALIHVEQLWAESRHTAEGRLLHELADKPRGERRRGVRTATALPLVHAGLRISGIADVVEFHEGPDGEQAFPVEYKRGRPKAHRADEVQLCAQALCLEDMLDQAVPQGALFYGATRRRADVAFDAELRRLTQDTIAATRAMLEAGITPTAEYSPRRCDACSLIDLCSPRLLQRRTSVNAWLARQLQAGRDDGTNDDHEDGGKDEACGGN from the coding sequence ATGGAATCGGACGAATTCATCCCGCTGTCCGCCCTGCAGCACTACCTGTACTGCCGGCGCCAGTGCGCGCTGATCCATGTCGAGCAGCTCTGGGCGGAAAGCCGCCACACGGCAGAAGGTCGGCTGCTGCACGAGCTGGCGGACAAGCCCCGCGGTGAACGCCGCCGCGGCGTGCGCACCGCCACCGCCCTGCCCCTGGTGCATGCCGGGCTGCGCATCAGCGGCATTGCCGACGTCGTGGAGTTCCATGAAGGGCCGGATGGCGAGCAAGCTTTCCCCGTCGAATACAAGCGCGGCCGGCCCAAGGCCCACCGGGCCGACGAGGTGCAGCTGTGCGCCCAGGCCCTGTGCCTGGAAGACATGCTGGACCAGGCCGTGCCGCAGGGCGCGCTGTTCTACGGCGCCACCCGCCGCCGCGCCGACGTAGCCTTCGATGCCGAACTGCGCCGCCTGACGCAGGACACCATCGCCGCCACCCGCGCCATGCTGGAAGCGGGCATCACCCCCACGGCCGAGTACAGCCCCAGGCGCTGCGACGCCTGTTCGCTCATCGACCTGTGCAGCCCCAGGCTGCTGCAGCGCCGCACCAGCGTCAACGCCTGGCTGGCGCGCCAGTTGCAGGCCGGGCGCGACGACGGCACCAACGACGACCACGAAGACGGCGGGAAGGACGAGGCATGCGGCGGCAACTGA
- the cas5c gene encoding type I-C CRISPR-associated protein Cas5c — MAYGIRLRVWGERACFTRPEMKVERVSYDALTPSAARGILEAIHWKPAIRWSIDRIHVLNPIRFESIRRNEVGGKISPASVAKAMKAGTPDGLANHVDEDRQQRAATILRDVAYVIEAHFDLTPKAGPDDSVGKHLDIFNRRARKGQCFQQPCMGVREFPASFELLEDGAPIPPVHDSLIEPRDLGWTLHDIDFDRGMAPRFFRAQMVGGVIEVPPWQSEGVKS; from the coding sequence ATGGCCTATGGAATTCGATTGCGGGTCTGGGGCGAGCGCGCCTGCTTCACGCGCCCTGAAATGAAAGTGGAGCGTGTCTCGTACGACGCGCTGACCCCTTCCGCCGCTCGCGGCATCCTCGAAGCAATCCACTGGAAGCCGGCGATCCGCTGGTCCATCGACCGCATCCACGTGCTCAACCCCATCCGCTTCGAGTCCATCCGGCGCAACGAAGTGGGTGGCAAGATCTCGCCGGCCAGCGTGGCCAAGGCCATGAAGGCCGGCACGCCCGATGGCCTGGCGAACCATGTCGATGAAGACCGGCAGCAGCGCGCCGCGACCATCCTGCGCGACGTGGCCTATGTGATCGAAGCGCACTTCGACCTGACACCCAAGGCCGGCCCCGACGACTCGGTGGGCAAGCACCTGGACATCTTCAACCGCCGCGCGCGCAAGGGGCAGTGCTTCCAGCAGCCGTGCATGGGCGTGCGGGAGTTTCCGGCCAGCTTCGAACTGCTGGAGGACGGTGCCCCGATCCCGCCCGTGCATGACAGCCTGATCGAGCCGCGGGACCTGGGCTGGACACTGCACGACATCGACTTCGACCGCGGCATGGCGCCGCGCTTCTTCCGCGCTCAGATGGTGGGTGGCGTGATCGAGGTGCCGCCCTGGCAGAGCGAGGGGGTGAAGTCATGA
- the cas7c gene encoding type I-C CRISPR-associated protein Cas7/Csd2 — MTAIAHRYEFVYLFDITNGNPNGDPDAGNLPRLDPETNRGLVTDVCLKRKIRNFVTLDKEDTPGHAIYMQEKAVLNQQHQKAWEALGIPPDAKEQFKKLPKDEAKAREITAWMCANFFDVRTFGAVMTTGVNAGQVRGPVQMAFATSIDPVVPLEISITRMAVTTEKEAEAQSGDNRTMGRKHIIPYGLYRAHGFVSAKLAERTGFSDADLELFWRALANMFEHDRSAARGEMAARKLIVFEHESAMGNAPAHVLFDAVKVVPAQSDADAAPRRFADYRVEVNHAAVPQGVTVRELI, encoded by the coding sequence ATGACCGCCATCGCCCACCGTTACGAGTTCGTCTACCTGTTCGACATCACCAACGGCAACCCCAACGGAGACCCGGATGCCGGCAACCTGCCGCGCCTGGATCCCGAAACCAACCGCGGGCTGGTGACCGATGTGTGCCTCAAGCGCAAGATCCGCAACTTCGTGACCCTGGACAAGGAAGACACGCCCGGCCATGCGATCTACATGCAGGAAAAAGCCGTCCTGAACCAGCAGCACCAGAAGGCCTGGGAAGCACTCGGCATTCCGCCCGACGCCAAGGAGCAGTTCAAGAAACTTCCCAAGGATGAGGCCAAGGCCCGGGAGATCACGGCGTGGATGTGCGCCAACTTCTTCGACGTGCGCACCTTCGGCGCCGTGATGACCACGGGCGTGAACGCCGGCCAGGTGCGCGGCCCCGTGCAGATGGCCTTCGCCACCTCCATCGATCCCGTGGTGCCCCTGGAGATCTCCATCACCCGCATGGCCGTCACCACCGAGAAAGAGGCCGAAGCGCAGAGCGGCGACAACCGCACCATGGGCCGCAAGCACATCATTCCGTACGGCCTCTACCGCGCGCACGGCTTCGTCTCCGCCAAGCTGGCCGAGCGCACGGGGTTTTCCGATGCCGACCTGGAACTGTTCTGGCGCGCCCTCGCCAACATGTTCGAGCACGACCGCTCCGCTGCGCGCGGCGAGATGGCGGCGCGCAAGCTCATCGTCTTCGAGCACGAAAGCGCCATGGGCAACGCCCCGGCGCACGTGCTGTTCGATGCGGTGAAGGTGGTACCCGCCCAGTCCGATGCCGACGCGGCCCCACGGCGCTTTGCGGATTACCGGGTGGAGGTGAATCATGCCGCCGTGCCCCAGGGCGTCACGGTCCGCGAGCTGATCTGA
- the cas2 gene encoding CRISPR-associated endonuclease Cas2: MMVLVSYDVRSQDKAGARRLRHIAKACLDFGQRVQFSVFEIEVDAAQWTALKARLQQTIDPAQDSLRFYYLGNDWQRKVEHVGAKPVLDLNGPLVL, from the coding sequence ATGATGGTCCTCGTCAGCTACGATGTCCGCTCCCAGGACAAGGCTGGCGCCCGCCGGCTGCGCCACATCGCCAAGGCCTGCCTGGATTTTGGGCAGCGGGTGCAGTTCTCCGTGTTCGAGATCGAAGTGGATGCCGCGCAATGGACCGCCCTGAAGGCCCGGCTGCAGCAGACCATCGACCCTGCGCAGGACAGCTTGCGGTTCTACTACCTGGGCAACGACTGGCAGCGCAAGGTGGAGCACGTGGGTGCCAAGCCGGTGCTGGATTTGAACGGGCCGCTGGTGCTGTAG